One window of the Endomicrobium proavitum genome contains the following:
- a CDS encoding efflux RND transporter permease subunit: MNLASLSIKRPTFIFSILVMVIIIGLMFMDRMQVRMMPDVEFPYVRVSITYPGAGPEEIENRVSNRVENAMSSISGLKHISSVSQDGISNTFAEFDLAKDPEIALQEVKDKIAEIRRAFPDDIDEPVVQKIDPEARPIMTISLKADLAPKELYDFADEYYRKELLRVDGISSIWMAGGTRREVQVAVDRNKLNQYDTTLSAVSNSIKNNSMNIPIGRISIGDNDVSFRSMGEYRTVDDIKQVVVNFHGNEVPVSVGDVATVQDTIMERYTLGRIDLKENGKVIREQTLLFRIFKQSKANEVNISNAVLKKVNELNARYKGAKGDPLLTVVTDNAKVIRDNIDDVKETIYIGILLAVIVVYFFLGSWRSTLITALALPNSLIGAFIFMYLFDFSINVISLMSLSLAVGLLIDDAIVVRENIYRHYEEGEEPDVAAQKGTDEVSLAVIATTSSVIAVFLPVGFLSGIIGQFFKEFGLTVVFAMLISVLDALTIAPMLSAYIIPSHKKEAPKLKGKTLTSLTKISESISKVIRLLTVVWFEKFLQKILNFYEKIIKIIINNKIKVLLTTVLIFALSLPLFFFIPRSFMPESESGEFRISVETAPDASLAKTNAVCIQIEDAIMAMPEVEFAVVSIGNNSKELNIADIYVRLVKDNKRKLTTEAVKTNIRAQLAQTLDKSVIISLNDSGTSFGGNQKPFSLLIFGRDTKQLSAIADSLIAQFKNIPGLVDLSTNFRSGKPEYQIDINPKKAKDFGVNSVVAGAELRAMVEGNLPAVYRTNGLEYDIRVNLKADQRDITDSFNSLYVFNMNNKRIKLSRVATLKQEAGPTKIYRRDRIRYIEISGNLSKGATLGVIQKATEKILLESKTNPQNAALWNNITYQYGGNVEEMQNLGKNIQTAVMLSVIFIFIVLASLYESVITPLTIMISLPLAVVGGLIALFVTHGALDMFTMIGLIMLLGIVAKNSIILVDYIQQLMRRGKSVNEAVIEAGKVRLRPILMTSFALAAGMLPTALALSEVGKFRQSMGIVIIGGIISSTILTLLIIPAIFEYMNSFRLWTRKKLGRTEARKIDKELDQEAKNDN; the protein is encoded by the coding sequence ATGAATTTAGCAAGTCTTTCAATTAAACGACCTACTTTTATTTTTTCAATTCTTGTAATGGTAATCATTATAGGTCTTATGTTTATGGACAGAATGCAGGTTAGAATGATGCCCGACGTGGAATTTCCGTATGTGCGCGTAAGCATAACCTACCCGGGCGCAGGACCCGAAGAAATAGAAAACAGAGTAAGCAACCGCGTGGAAAATGCGATGAGTTCTATTTCCGGATTAAAACATATCAGCTCCGTAAGCCAAGACGGAATTTCAAACACTTTTGCGGAGTTTGATCTTGCAAAAGACCCCGAAATAGCTCTTCAGGAAGTTAAAGATAAAATAGCGGAAATACGCAGAGCTTTTCCGGATGATATAGACGAGCCCGTTGTGCAAAAAATAGACCCCGAAGCGCGCCCCATTATGACAATAAGTTTAAAGGCCGATTTAGCGCCCAAAGAACTTTACGATTTTGCCGACGAATATTACAGGAAAGAACTTTTAAGAGTTGACGGTATTTCAAGCATATGGATGGCGGGCGGCACAAGAAGAGAAGTTCAAGTAGCCGTTGACCGCAACAAACTTAATCAATACGACACCACCCTGTCTGCCGTATCAAACAGCATAAAAAATAACAGCATGAATATTCCCATCGGCAGAATTTCAATTGGCGATAACGACGTGTCTTTCAGGTCTATGGGCGAATACAGAACCGTTGACGACATAAAACAAGTGGTAGTAAATTTTCACGGCAACGAAGTGCCGGTATCCGTGGGAGACGTAGCCACGGTGCAAGACACCATAATGGAAAGATATACTCTTGGGCGTATAGATTTAAAAGAAAACGGGAAAGTAATACGCGAGCAAACTTTGCTTTTTAGAATTTTTAAACAATCAAAAGCTAACGAAGTAAACATTTCAAACGCCGTTTTGAAAAAAGTTAACGAGCTTAACGCGCGCTACAAAGGCGCCAAAGGAGACCCGCTTTTAACGGTAGTTACCGACAACGCTAAAGTTATCAGGGACAACATTGACGACGTCAAAGAAACAATTTATATAGGCATTCTTCTTGCGGTAATTGTGGTTTATTTTTTCCTCGGAAGCTGGCGTTCAACGCTTATAACCGCTCTTGCGCTGCCAAACAGTTTAATAGGCGCTTTTATTTTTATGTATCTGTTTGATTTCAGCATAAACGTTATTTCGCTTATGTCTTTATCTCTTGCCGTAGGGCTTTTAATTGACGACGCTATAGTTGTGCGCGAAAACATTTACAGACATTACGAGGAGGGCGAAGAGCCCGACGTTGCGGCGCAAAAAGGCACGGATGAAGTTTCTCTTGCCGTTATAGCCACTACAAGTTCCGTTATCGCGGTGTTTTTGCCAGTAGGTTTTTTAAGCGGAATTATCGGACAGTTTTTTAAAGAGTTCGGTTTAACCGTAGTTTTCGCAATGCTTATTTCAGTGCTTGACGCGCTTACAATTGCGCCTATGCTTTCAGCGTATATTATTCCTTCGCATAAAAAAGAGGCGCCGAAACTTAAAGGCAAAACTCTTACTTCTTTAACAAAAATTTCAGAAAGCATAAGCAAAGTTATCAGACTTCTTACGGTAGTATGGTTTGAAAAATTTTTGCAGAAAATTTTAAATTTTTACGAAAAAATAATAAAAATTATTATCAACAACAAAATAAAAGTGTTGCTGACTACGGTTTTAATTTTTGCGCTTTCTCTGCCGCTGTTTTTCTTTATTCCCCGCAGCTTTATGCCGGAATCGGAATCGGGCGAATTTAGAATATCCGTAGAAACCGCGCCGGACGCATCTCTTGCAAAAACTAACGCCGTCTGCATACAGATTGAAGACGCAATAATGGCAATGCCTGAAGTAGAGTTTGCCGTAGTTTCAATAGGCAACAACAGTAAAGAATTAAACATTGCGGATATTTATGTTCGCCTTGTAAAAGACAACAAAAGAAAACTTACTACGGAAGCGGTTAAAACAAATATTCGCGCGCAACTTGCGCAAACATTAGATAAATCCGTAATAATTTCCCTTAACGATTCCGGAACGAGTTTCGGCGGAAATCAAAAACCGTTCTCGCTTTTAATTTTCGGCAGGGATACAAAACAGCTTTCAGCTATTGCAGATTCTTTAATAGCGCAATTTAAAAATATTCCGGGGCTTGTAGATTTAAGCACAAATTTCCGCTCTGGAAAACCGGAATATCAAATAGACATTAACCCGAAAAAAGCAAAAGATTTCGGAGTAAATTCCGTTGTTGCCGGCGCGGAACTTAGAGCCATGGTTGAAGGAAACCTTCCAGCCGTTTACAGAACAAACGGACTTGAGTACGACATAAGAGTTAACTTAAAAGCCGACCAGCGCGACATTACGGATTCTTTCAACAGCCTCTATGTTTTTAACATGAACAACAAGAGAATAAAACTTTCCAGAGTGGCAACTTTAAAACAAGAAGCAGGCCCAACAAAAATTTACAGAAGGGACAGAATAAGATACATAGAAATTTCCGGAAACTTAAGCAAAGGCGCAACTTTGGGAGTTATACAAAAAGCTACGGAAAAGATTTTACTTGAAAGCAAAACAAACCCGCAAAACGCGGCGCTTTGGAACAACATTACTTATCAATACGGCGGCAACGTTGAAGAAATGCAAAACTTAGGAAAAAATATTCAGACAGCCGTTATGTTATCCGTAATTTTTATTTTCATAGTTTTGGCAAGTTTATATGAATCCGTAATAACGCCTTTGACAATAATGATTTCTCTCCCGCTTGCGGTAGTTGGCGGTTTAATAGCGCTGTTTGTAACTCACGGCGCGCTTGATATGTTTACCATGATAGGGCTTATAATGCTGTTAGGTATTGTCGCAAAAAATTCTATTATTTTAGTGGACTACATACAACAGCTTATGCGGCGCGGAAAATCCGTAAACGAAGCCGTAATAGAAGCCGGAAAAGTAAGGCTTCGCCCTATACTTATGACGTCTTTTGCGCTTGCCGCGGGCATGCTTCCGACAGCGTTGGCTTTAAGCGAGGTAGGAAAATTCAGACAAAGCATGGGCATAGTAATTATCGGAGGAATAATAAGTTCAACAATTCTTACGCTTTTAATAATCCCCGCAATTTTTGAATACATGAACTCTTTCAGACTCTGGACAAGAAAAAAATTAGGCCGCACCGAAGCCCGCAAAATTGACAAAGAATTAGACCAAGAAGCAAAAAACGATAATTAG